From a single Mangifera indica cultivar Alphonso chromosome 19, CATAS_Mindica_2.1, whole genome shotgun sequence genomic region:
- the LOC123203377 gene encoding transcription factor bHLH74-like isoform X1, whose amino-acid sequence MDVGDNNDAGSQNRNECVMNCPSSGMNTKVSGMSLNSMSMYKSSSGADHFFGSGWDPVVSLSHGENFGVSSMVSHCQFATSPYAVVMENQGISSTSNLAQYSSDPSFVELVPKIPGFGSGNFSEMVSSFGLPETAHITSSGCSPNFTPSKESGNKRNSANVAQSFEDHQISEEAAIGTSTNGKARKRTPESSSPSNPEKNGDKEHQNDPSGESLGIVKEQDEKKPKMEQSIGANSRGKQAAKQAKDSSNSAEAPKEYIHVRAKRGQATNSHSLAERVRREKISERMRLLQELVPGCNKITGKAVMLDEIINYVQSLQQQVEFLSMKLATVNPELNIDIERILSKDFLHSRSGGAAIFGFSSGMNSSQPYSHGIVQGTVPSIPTANPQFPPLHQSMLDPELQSLFQMGLESGSAVDSLGSHGPSKSEL is encoded by the exons ATGGATGTTGGTGATAATAATGATGCAGGAAGTCAGAACAGAAATGAGTGTGTTATGAATTGCCCATCTTCAGGGATGAATACAAAGGTTTCAGGAATGTCACTGAACTCAATGTCCATGTATAAGTCTTCAAGTGGAGCAGACCATTTTTTTGGTTCTGGTTGGGATCCAGTTGTTTCTTTAAGTCATGGTGAAAATTTTGGAGTTTCTTCAATGGTTTCTCATTGTCAGTTTGCTACTTCTCCTTACGCTGTTGTAATGGAAAACCAGGGAATTAGTAGCACCTCCAACTTAGCTCAGTATTCATCTGATCCCAGTTTTGTTGAGCTTGTACCAAAGATTCCAGGCTTTGGAAGTGGAAACTTCTCAGAAATGGTTAGCTCCTTTGGCTTACCCGAGACTGCACATATTACTAGCAGTGGGTGCTCTCCAAATTTTACTCCGAGTAAGGAGAGTGGCAATAAGAGGAATTCAGCAAATGTAGCACAATCTTTTGAGGACCATCAAATCTCCGAAGAGGCAGCCATAGGAACTTCAACCAATGGAAAGGCAAGGAAGCGAACACCTGAGTCAAGTTCTCCTTCCAATCCCGAAAAG AATGGTGACAAAGAGCATCAAAATGATCCCTCTGGTGAGAGTCTTGGTATTGTGAAGGAACAAGATGAGAAGAAACCAAAAATGGAGCAAAGCATAGGTGCAAATTCGCGTGGTAAACAAGCAGCTAAACAAGCTAAAGACAGTTCTAATAGTGCAGAGGCTCCTAAAGAATACATTCATGTGAGAGCCAAAAGGGGTCAGGCTACAAATAGTCACAGCCTTGCAGAGAGG GTGAGAAGGGAAAAGATTAGCGAGCGGATGAGACTGCTTCAAGAACTTGTTCCTGGATGCAATAAG atCACTGGTAAGGCAGTCATGCTTGatgaaattatcaattatgtGCAGTCACTGCAACAACAGGTTGAG TTTCTTTCAATGAAACTTGCCACTGTCAATCCTGAACTGAATATTGATATAGAAAGGATTCTGTCCAAAGAT TTTCTCCATTCGCGAAGTGGGGGTGCTGCTATTTTCGGATTCAGTTCTGGAATGAACTCCTCTCAACCTTACTCTCATGGAATTGTCCAAGGAACCGTGCCAAGTATCCCAACTGCTAATCCACAATTTCCTCCCTTGCATCAG TCAATGTTAGACCCTGAGCTCCAGAGTCTTTTCCAAATGGGGTTAGAATCCGGTTCAGCTGTTGACAGTCTGGGGTCACATG GGCCATCGAAATCAGAGCTCTGA
- the LOC123203377 gene encoding transcription factor bHLH74-like isoform X2 has translation MNTKVSGMSLNSMSMYKSSSGADHFFGSGWDPVVSLSHGENFGVSSMVSHCQFATSPYAVVMENQGISSTSNLAQYSSDPSFVELVPKIPGFGSGNFSEMVSSFGLPETAHITSSGCSPNFTPSKESGNKRNSANVAQSFEDHQISEEAAIGTSTNGKARKRTPESSSPSNPEKNGDKEHQNDPSGESLGIVKEQDEKKPKMEQSIGANSRGKQAAKQAKDSSNSAEAPKEYIHVRAKRGQATNSHSLAERVRREKISERMRLLQELVPGCNKITGKAVMLDEIINYVQSLQQQVEFLSMKLATVNPELNIDIERILSKDFLHSRSGGAAIFGFSSGMNSSQPYSHGIVQGTVPSIPTANPQFPPLHQSMLDPELQSLFQMGLESGSAVDSLGSHGPSKSEL, from the exons ATGAATACAAAGGTTTCAGGAATGTCACTGAACTCAATGTCCATGTATAAGTCTTCAAGTGGAGCAGACCATTTTTTTGGTTCTGGTTGGGATCCAGTTGTTTCTTTAAGTCATGGTGAAAATTTTGGAGTTTCTTCAATGGTTTCTCATTGTCAGTTTGCTACTTCTCCTTACGCTGTTGTAATGGAAAACCAGGGAATTAGTAGCACCTCCAACTTAGCTCAGTATTCATCTGATCCCAGTTTTGTTGAGCTTGTACCAAAGATTCCAGGCTTTGGAAGTGGAAACTTCTCAGAAATGGTTAGCTCCTTTGGCTTACCCGAGACTGCACATATTACTAGCAGTGGGTGCTCTCCAAATTTTACTCCGAGTAAGGAGAGTGGCAATAAGAGGAATTCAGCAAATGTAGCACAATCTTTTGAGGACCATCAAATCTCCGAAGAGGCAGCCATAGGAACTTCAACCAATGGAAAGGCAAGGAAGCGAACACCTGAGTCAAGTTCTCCTTCCAATCCCGAAAAG AATGGTGACAAAGAGCATCAAAATGATCCCTCTGGTGAGAGTCTTGGTATTGTGAAGGAACAAGATGAGAAGAAACCAAAAATGGAGCAAAGCATAGGTGCAAATTCGCGTGGTAAACAAGCAGCTAAACAAGCTAAAGACAGTTCTAATAGTGCAGAGGCTCCTAAAGAATACATTCATGTGAGAGCCAAAAGGGGTCAGGCTACAAATAGTCACAGCCTTGCAGAGAGG GTGAGAAGGGAAAAGATTAGCGAGCGGATGAGACTGCTTCAAGAACTTGTTCCTGGATGCAATAAG atCACTGGTAAGGCAGTCATGCTTGatgaaattatcaattatgtGCAGTCACTGCAACAACAGGTTGAG TTTCTTTCAATGAAACTTGCCACTGTCAATCCTGAACTGAATATTGATATAGAAAGGATTCTGTCCAAAGAT TTTCTCCATTCGCGAAGTGGGGGTGCTGCTATTTTCGGATTCAGTTCTGGAATGAACTCCTCTCAACCTTACTCTCATGGAATTGTCCAAGGAACCGTGCCAAGTATCCCAACTGCTAATCCACAATTTCCTCCCTTGCATCAG TCAATGTTAGACCCTGAGCTCCAGAGTCTTTTCCAAATGGGGTTAGAATCCGGTTCAGCTGTTGACAGTCTGGGGTCACATG GGCCATCGAAATCAGAGCTCTGA